Genomic segment of Terriglobales bacterium:
CTCTCAGCAACACGGGAGAAAAGGCCGAGCTCATCGCCCGGCTCGAAAAGATCGGCCCCTCGTCCGAACGCCGCTGGGGAAAAATGTCGGCTCACGAGATGATCTGCCATTTGAGCGACGGATTCCGCATGTACATGGGCGTGAAACGAGTAAGCAGCACGCCGGTTCCCTATCCAAGAGCGCTGGCGAGATGGATCGCACTCTGGGCGCCGATTCCCTGGCCTAAGGGATTCAAATCCGTTCCCGAGTTGGATCAACAGAAAGGCGGCACCCGACCGGAAGTCTTCGCTAACGATGTAAGCGAGCTAAGGAATCTGATGGATCGCTTCACCCGACAGCCACGAGACTTCCAATTCCAGCCTCATCCGCAGCTCGGCCCCATGTCGGAGAAGGCATGGATGCGCATGGCCTACCTGCATATGGATCACCACTTGCGGCAGTTCGGAGCGTAAGCGAATGCTCTTGTCGTCTGGAAGGACTACACTCCGGAAGCTGCGCGTCTTTTCCCGTACTCTGTCGTGTAACTCAGCTTGATCGTGCCGCAGGTTTGCTGCTCTTCGGAGTACACATCGCAGCTATCGAAGGGATGCGAGTAGATGTGCAGACTCACCGCGCGCTCGCCAAATTCTTTGGGGTTGTAAACCTTGTGCACAGGTTCCTTGGGATTGACGGCCACTGGGCTTGCGGCATTCATCTCCACCGCAAAAGTCCGCTCAAGCTTACATCGGCCGCCTTCCAGGTCCTGAAATAGCACGCGATAGTTCTGCACCATAAGCCGGCCGATGGGGACCGCCATCCAGCAGTTTTGCCCGCGATGGTTGTGGATCGAGCTCACCTGGCCCACCTCCCAGCAGATGGCCAGCAGTTCGTAGAGCCTCGTCTTGTCGATCAGAGTGCGGGTATAGTGCTGGCTATCCCAGCAGATGTAGGGAGTGAGCGTGTCGGGATCGACGGGGTTGTGAGCAAGGAAGGACCGCAGCTCTTCGATCTCTTGAAACGTCCTCTCGGGAAGCTGTCGCAGCTGCTTCACGAAATCCTGGATTGAACAGATCTGGTGTGCGGTTTTTGGAGTTGCCATCGATACGCTCCTTCCCAGAAGCCCAAACTCCCCAAAGTCAAAGG
This window contains:
- a CDS encoding DUF1569 domain-containing protein — encoded protein: MKTLSNTGEKAELIARLEKIGPSSERRWGKMSAHEMICHLSDGFRMYMGVKRVSSTPVPYPRALARWIALWAPIPWPKGFKSVPELDQQKGGTRPEVFANDVSELRNLMDRFTRQPRDFQFQPHPQLGPMSEKAWMRMAYLHMDHHLRQFGA
- a CDS encoding cysteine dioxygenase family protein, coding for MATPKTAHQICSIQDFVKQLRQLPERTFQEIEELRSFLAHNPVDPDTLTPYICWDSQHYTRTLIDKTRLYELLAICWEVGQVSSIHNHRGQNCWMAVPIGRLMVQNYRVLFQDLEGGRCKLERTFAVEMNAASPVAVNPKEPVHKVYNPKEFGERAVSLHIYSHPFDSCDVYSEEQQTCGTIKLSYTTEYGKRRAASGV